A stretch of Solea senegalensis isolate Sse05_10M linkage group LG10, IFAPA_SoseM_1, whole genome shotgun sequence DNA encodes these proteins:
- the gpr37a gene encoding prosaposin receptor GPR37, with translation MPTPSVTLLCLWLCSEAVASQLDWQKTKTTFSPHYESSAAERNAQSREWRTDSGEDSVGTRGVNTQASWVETVNRLSSKLLVSEIPRRAVRKSNAERTRHVSAGEALRTEPRRGGCIPGEVPHQTPHGSACIPADKQRQRRSAKPNRLKRSEPLQEGAASASQPLPTAMAQAQKAAQFAVNTSDYEEEYSLPDFPDTTPFVPGNTRTRRKQVKNPFFPVTAESYGAYAVMILAIVIFTVGIIGNVSVMCIVCHNYYMRSISNSLLANLALWDFVIIFFCLPLVVFHELTKNWLLGEFSCRIVPYLEVASLGVTTFTLCALCIDRFRAATNVQMYYEMIENWASTTAKLAVIWLGALLLALPELLIRQLVTEDGDPPDVTPCERCVVRISTELPDTLYILGLTYDGARLWWYFGCYFCLPTLFTICSSLLTARKIRRAERSCVRGSKKQIQLESQMNCAVVVLAILYGFCIIPENICNILSTYMEASVPRKVLDILHLVSQLLLFCKSAVTPVLLFSLCQPFTKAFLDCCCCCCDECGPPQSPATGDADNELITTELELSPFSTICEEASTSAAYTTVGTHC, from the exons ATGCCAACTCCATCCGTGACGTTActgtgtttgtggctgtgtAGCGAGGCCGTCGCGAGTCAACTCGACTGGCAGAAAACAAAGACGACTTTCAGTCCTCATTACGAGTCCTCCGCCGCTGAAAGGAATGCGCAGAGCCGGGAATGGCGCACGGATAGTGGAGAGGACAGTGTGGGGACGCGCGGCGTGAACACGCAAGCCTCGTGGGTGGAAACTGTAAATCGGTTGTCGTCTAAACTGCTAGTGTCAGAGATTCCCCGCCGCGCTGTGCGTAAAAGTAACGCCGAGCGCACACGACATGTATCCGCAGGGGAAGCCTTACGTACAGAGCCGCGGAGAGGTGGGTGCATTCCTGGAGAGGTTCCTCACCAAACCCCGCATGGGTCCGCCTGCATCCCCGCGGACAAGCAGCGACAAAGACGCAGCGCAAAACCCAACAGACTGAAGCGCAGTGAGCCGCTGCAGGAAGGAGCCGCGTCCGCGTCACAGCCTCTGCCAACGGCCATGGCACAGGCGCAAAAGGCCGCGCAATTCGCCGTCAACACCAGCGACTATGAGGAGGAATATTCTCTGCCGGACTTCCCCGATACCACGCCGTTCGTGCCGGGAAACACGCGCACCAGACGCAAGCAGGTGAAGAACCCGTTCTTCCCGGTCACCGCGGAGTCCTACGGCGCGTACGCGGTCATGATCCTCGCCATCGTCATCTTCACTGTGGGCATCATCGGGAACGTGTCGGTCATGTGCATCGTGTGTCACAACTACTACATGAGGAGCATCTCCAACTCGCTGCTGGCCAACCTCGCGCTCTGGGATTTCGTCATTATCTTCTTCTGTCTGCCGCTCGTGGTGTTTCACGAGCTGACGAAGAACTGGCTGCTGGGAGAGTTCTCCTGCAGGATCGTCCCGTACCTGGAG GTGGCTTCTCTTGGGGTCACGACCTTCACACTGTGCGCTCTGTGCATCGATCGGTTCCGGGCCGCCACCAACGTGCAGATGTATTATGAGATGATCGAGAACTGGGCGTCCACCACGGCCAAGCTCGCCGTCATATGGTTGGGCGCTTTGCTGCTCGCGCTACCCGAGCTGCTGATACGTCAGCTGGTGACCGAGGACGGCGACCCGCCCGACGTGACGCCGTGCGAGCGCTGCGTGGTCCGAATCTCCACCGAGCTCCCGGACACTCTGTACATCCTGGGTCTCACGTACGACGGCGCTCGACTCTGGTGGTACTTCGGCTGCTACTTCTGCCTCCCGACGCTGTTCACCATCTGCAGCTCGCTGCTCACGGCTCGCAAGATCCGCCGCGCCGAGCGCTCCTGCGTCCGTGGCAGCAAGAAGCAGATCCAGCTCGAGAGCCAGATGAACTGCGCCGTGGTGGTGTTGGCCATCCTCTACGGCTTCTGCATCATCCCGGAGAACATCTGCAACATCCTCAGCACGTACATGGAAGCCAGTGTTCCCAGGAAAGTGCTGGACATCCTTCACCTGGTCAGccagctgctgctcttctgtaAGTCCGCGGTGACGCCGGTGCTGCTGTTCTCGCTGTGCCAGCCGTTTACCAAAGCCTTcctggactgctgctgctgctgctgcgacgaGTGCGGCCCGCCACAGTCCCCGGCCACCGGCGACGCCGACAACGAGCTCATAACCACTGAGCTGGAGCTGTCGCCGTTCAGTACCATCTGTGAGGAAGCCTCCACCTCCGCTGCCTATACCACTGTGGGGACACATtgctga
- the LOC122776276 gene encoding protection of telomeres protein 1-like, with amino-acid sequence MLLSLWSERSCDHDIRPVKLSEVKRCDPGQIHHVRVQLRSYKPRRLHQVLKLYCSKCSSLLDVPDDELVAGLFSEACRDSGSCAPPPWLFSGRVNVPRDSSGSPNRALSIHLSTQLMSEGKTKELVFLMGSTLEETRRLAAGYQNIVPVRSSDSHLALLDLSAPFLFRGRKRYYGCKQCSEAAVREPRTDGAEVIDEKVIAEALGVQLLQFILLMKLELQDATGTLDVFLWRDAELFFGVSAEDAAVDQEAQRRIQQTMDALCPPGGNAGKRPWLNVCLTAYLGEDDDGLNQTCYQICHTTATRASSTQSEPV; translated from the exons atgttgttgtcgttgtgGTCAGAGAGGAGCTGCGATCACGACATTCGCCCTGTGAAGCTGTCCGAGGTAAAGCGATGCGACCCAGGTCAGATTCACCACGTCAGAGTCCAGCTGAGATCCTACAAGCCTCGAAGACTCCACCAGGTTCTGAAACTCTACTGTAGCAAGTGTTCATCCCT GCTGGACGTCCCCGATGATGAACTGGTTGCAGGTCTGTTTTCTGAGGCATGCAGGGACTCGGGCTCCTGTGCTCCTCCACCGTGGTTGTTCTCTGGGCGTGTGAATGTCCCCAGAGATTCTTCAGGGTCCCCAAACCGAGCTTTGAGCATTCACCTGTCCACCCAGCTCATGAGTGAGGGGAAAACCAAAGAGCTTGTCTTCCTCATgg GTTCAACGCTGGAGGAAACGCGTCGCCTGGCGGCTGGTTACCAGAACATCGTCCCTGTGAGATCGTCAGACAGCCACCTGGCTCTGCTTGACCTGTCTGCACCGTTCCTCTTCAGGGGCAGGAAGCGATACTACGG GTGTAAGCAGTGTTCTGAGGCGGCAGTGAGGGAGCCGCGCACTGACGGAGCGGAGGTGATCGATGAGAAGGTCATTGCAGAAG CTCTTGGTGTCCAGCTGCTGCAGTTCATCCTGCTGATGAAGCTCGAGCTGCAGGACGCCACAGGCACGCTGGACGTCTTTCTGTGGAGAGACGCT GAGCTGTTCTTCGGCGTGTCAGCTGAGGACGCGGCAGTCGATCAGGAGGCTCAGAGACGCATCCAACAAACTATGGATGCCCTCTGTCCACCAGGAGGCAACGCAG GGAAGCGTCCATGGCTCAACGTGTGTCTGACTGCGTATCTTGGAGAGGACGATGATGGACTGAACCAAACCTGCTACCAGATCTGCCACACCACCGCCACCAGAGCCTCCTCCACCCAGTCTGAGCCTGTCTGA
- the LOC122776236 gene encoding transcription elongation regulator 1-like isoform X2 produces MADQAESETIGFSDNRMVQQAVRFRSPAPGPAPSPSPASAQTPVLRGPPPLLRPPPPPFGMMRGPPPRPPFARPPFDPNMPPIPPPGAMPPPIGPPHLQRPPFLPPPIGNLPPPPGMLFPPGMPPVPSSGNPALNPAEEIWVENKTSEGKAYYYNARTRESSWSKPDGVKIIQQSELNPLLVGAGAAGAGVSGGVTAAASSSTVNTTASTAASPSQAPSTTPSRTITSSPDSTTSLSPSVSIAASVVADHPPVATVSSTVAVSPVTVVTVSTVPSPVTAVQTVPLLPAGLPHSVAQPTTAIPAFPPVMVPPFRVPLPGMHIPLPGMIPGMGPPLVSMMHPQLALSAAPASMAGSLHLPEWSEYKTADGKTYYYNNRTLESTWEKPQALVEKEKEAQKVKERLAQEEAEAMELEAEENKTENSSHEKEEPKEEEMTEEEKAAQKARPIATNPIPGTPWCVVWTGDDRVFFYNPTTRLSMWDRPEELVGRADVDKHIQEPPHKRGLEDSKKTGINKEEPELAIATEENQDEEPTKAKKRKKEDVKEADSDKEAAMEAELRAARERAVVPLEARMTQFKDMLLERGVSAFSTWDKELHKIVFDPRYLLLNPKERKQVFDQYVKTRAEEERKEKKNKLMQAKDEFRRMMEDAKLTPRTTFSEFAVKHGRDPRFKTIEKMKDREAIFVEYITAMKKREKEDSKSRGEKVRQDFFDLLNEQHIEGGQRWSKIKERLETDPRYKSVDSSALREELFKQYMEKQAKNVDIDKERELERQARIEASLREREREVQKARSEQTKEIDREREQHKREEAIQHFKALMSDMVRSSDATWSDTRRNLRKDHRWESASLLEREEKEKLFNEHVEALAKKKKEQFRQLLDETSMITLTTTWKGVKKVIKEDPRCIKFSSSDRKRQREFEDYIKDKYIIAKADFRTLLKETKFITYRSVYAHTRYT; encoded by the exons ATGGCGGACCAGGCGGAGAGCGAGACCATTGGATTCAGCGACAACAG AATGGTGCAGCAGGCAGTGCGGTTCCGCAGTCCTGCCCCTGGCCCTGCACCCAGCCCTTCACCTGCATCTGCCCAGACCCCGGTGTTACGAGGTCCACCACCACTTCTTAGGCCACCGCCGCCTCCTTTTGGGATGATGAGGGGACCTCCGCCACGACCCCCATTTGCACGTCCTCCCTTTGACCCCAACATGCCACCTATCCCTCCTCCGGGAGCCATGCCCCCACCCATTGGACCCCCTCACTTACAG AGACCTCCTTTCCTTCCCCCACCCATTGGTAAcctcccacctcctccaggGATGCTGTTCCCTCCGGGGATGCCTCCTGTTCCTAGCTCTGGAAACCCTGCACTCAACCCTGCTGAGGAAATCTGGGTAGAGAACAAGACGTCTGAGGGAAAG GCATATTACTACAATGCCAGGACCAGAGAGTCATCGTGGAGCAAACCAGATGGTGTGAAAATCATCCAACAGTCTGAGCTCAACCCTCTTCTGGTCGGAGCTGGGGCTGCAGGGGCTGGGGTAAGTGGGGGGGTAACTGCAGCTGCAAGCTCGAGCACTGTCAACACTACAGCCAGCACCGCTGCCTCCCCGTCTCAGGCCCCGTCCACAACGCCCTCCCGCACAATTACCTCCAGTCCAGACTCCACCACCTCCCTCTCGCCTTCTGTGAGCATTGCAG CCTCTGTTGTAGCAGACCATCCCCCTGTTGCCACAGTGTCCTCAACTGTTGCAGTTTCTCCAGTCACTGTGGTGACTGTTTCCACGGTGCCATCGCCTGTTACAGCGGTGCAGACTGTGCCTCTGCTGCCCGCGGGCCTGCCTCATAGTGTGGCCCAGCCCACCACAGCCATACCTGCCTTCCCTCCTGTCATGGTGCCACCTTTCAGGGTGCCCCTGCCTGGCATGCACATTCCTCTACCAG GTATGATTCCTGGTATGGGCCCTCCTTTAGTTTCTATGATGCATCCCCAGCTGGCTCTATCAGCAGCTCCTGCCTCCATGGCCGGATCATTGCACCTTCCTGAGTGGTCAGAGTACAAAACGGCTGATGGGAAAACATACTACTACAACAACCGAACACTGGAGTCCACCTGGGAGAAACCACAGGCCCTAGTGGAGAAAG aaaaagaagcacaaaaaGTAAAAGAGCGTTTGGCCCAAGAAGAAGCCGAGGCAATGGAGCTGGaggctgaagaaaacaaaacagaaaactcaaGCCATGAGAAGGAG GAGCCTAAAGAAGAGGAGATGACggaggaggaaaaagcagcTCAGAAAGCCCGGCCTATAGCCACCAATCCTATTCCTGGCACACCATG GTGTGTGGTGTGGACCGGGGATGATCGTGTATTTTTTTACAACCCCACAACACGGCTGTCCATGTGGGACCGACCCGAGGAATTGGTTGGTCGAGCCGACGTCGACAAGCACATCCAGGAGCCGCCACACAAGAGAGGCCTGGAGGACAGCAAGAAGACAG GAATCAATAAAGAAGAGCCAGAATTAGCTATAGCTACAGAAGAAAATCAGGACGAGGAGCCAACCAAAGCTAAAAAGAGAAA GAAGGAGGACGTGAAGGAGGCAGACTCAGACAAGGAAGCAGCAATGGAGGCTGAACTCAGAGCTGCGAGAGAACGAGCTGTAGTGCCCCTGGAGGCCAGGATGACTCAGTTCAAAGACATGTTACTGGAAAGAGGG GTGTCTGCTTTCTCTACTTGGGACAAAGAGCTTCATAAGATTGTGTTTGACCCACGTTACCTTCTGCTCAACCCAAAAGAGCGAAAACAG GTGTTTGATCAGTATGTGAAGACGcgagctgaggaggagaggaaagaaaagaagaacaagtTGATGCAGGCCAAAGACGAGTTCAGGAGGATGATGGAGGATGCAAAGCTCACACCAAG aaCAACGTTCAGTGAATTTGCAGTGAAACATGGACGAGACCCACGATTTAAGACCATAGAGAAGATGAAGGACCGGGAGGCCATCTTTGTGGAATACATCACAGCtatgaagaagagagagaaagaggactCCAAGTCCAGAGGAGAGAAG GTGAGGCAAGACTTCTTCGATCTGCTCAATGAGCAACACATAGAGGGAGGCCAGCGATGGAGCAAAATTAAAGAGAGGCTGGAGACTGACCCTCGATACAAGTCTGTGGACAGCTCTGCGCTCAGAGAAGAACTTTTCAAACAGTACATGGAAAAACAAGCCAAG AACGTGGACATCGACAAAGAGCGAGAGTTGGAGCGACAGGCTCGTATCGAGGCCAGTCTCCGAGAGAGGGAACGAGAGGTGCAGAAGGCTCGATCAGAACAGACCAAAGAGATCGACCGGGAAAGGGAGCAGCACAAGAGGGAAGAGGCCATCCAACATTTCAAAGCTCTCATGTCCGATATG GTACGTTCTTCAGATGCCACGTGGTCGGACACACGTCGTAACCTGAGGAAGGACCATCGCTGGGAGTCGGCATCGCTGctagagagagaagagaaggagaagctgTTTAATGAACACGTCGAAGCTCTggccaaaaagaagaaagaacaatTCAGGCAGCTGCTGGACGAGACTAGCATG ATCACTCTGACTACGACATGGAAGGGGGTGAAGAAGGTCATCAAAGAGGATCCTCGCTGTATCAAGTTTTCTTCTAGTGACAGA AAGAGACAACGCGAGTTTGAAGACTACATCAAGGACAAGTACATCATAGCCAAAGCTGACTTCAGAACTCTGCTAAAGGAGACAAAGTTCATCACTTACAGGTCTGTATACGCGCACACAAGATATACATAA
- the LOC122776236 gene encoding transcription elongation regulator 1-like isoform X1 produces the protein MADQAESETIGFSDNRMVQQAVRFRSPAPGPAPSPSPASAQTPVLRGPPPLLRPPPPPFGMMRGPPPRPPFARPPFDPNMPPIPPPGAMPPPIGPPHLQRPPFLPPPIGNLPPPPGMLFPPGMPPVPSSGNPALNPAEEIWVENKTSEGKAYYYNARTRESSWSKPDGVKIIQQSELNPLLVGAGAAGAGVSGGVTAAASSSTVNTTASTAASPSQAPSTTPSRTITSSPDSTTSLSPSVSIAASVVADHPPVATVSSTVAVSPVTVVTVSTVPSPVTAVQTVPLLPAGLPHSVAQPTTAIPAFPPVMVPPFRVPLPGMHIPLPGVAMMQIVGAPCVKAGPSANGMIPGMGPPLVSMMHPQLALSAAPASMAGSLHLPEWSEYKTADGKTYYYNNRTLESTWEKPQALVEKEKEAQKVKERLAQEEAEAMELEAEENKTENSSHEKEEPKEEEMTEEEKAAQKARPIATNPIPGTPWCVVWTGDDRVFFYNPTTRLSMWDRPEELVGRADVDKHIQEPPHKRGLEDSKKTGINKEEPELAIATEENQDEEPTKAKKRKKEDVKEADSDKEAAMEAELRAARERAVVPLEARMTQFKDMLLERGVSAFSTWDKELHKIVFDPRYLLLNPKERKQVFDQYVKTRAEEERKEKKNKLMQAKDEFRRMMEDAKLTPRTTFSEFAVKHGRDPRFKTIEKMKDREAIFVEYITAMKKREKEDSKSRGEKVRQDFFDLLNEQHIEGGQRWSKIKERLETDPRYKSVDSSALREELFKQYMEKQAKNVDIDKERELERQARIEASLREREREVQKARSEQTKEIDREREQHKREEAIQHFKALMSDMVRSSDATWSDTRRNLRKDHRWESASLLEREEKEKLFNEHVEALAKKKKEQFRQLLDETSMITLTTTWKGVKKVIKEDPRCIKFSSSDRKRQREFEDYIKDKYIIAKADFRTLLKETKFITYRSVYAHTRYT, from the exons ATGGCGGACCAGGCGGAGAGCGAGACCATTGGATTCAGCGACAACAG AATGGTGCAGCAGGCAGTGCGGTTCCGCAGTCCTGCCCCTGGCCCTGCACCCAGCCCTTCACCTGCATCTGCCCAGACCCCGGTGTTACGAGGTCCACCACCACTTCTTAGGCCACCGCCGCCTCCTTTTGGGATGATGAGGGGACCTCCGCCACGACCCCCATTTGCACGTCCTCCCTTTGACCCCAACATGCCACCTATCCCTCCTCCGGGAGCCATGCCCCCACCCATTGGACCCCCTCACTTACAG AGACCTCCTTTCCTTCCCCCACCCATTGGTAAcctcccacctcctccaggGATGCTGTTCCCTCCGGGGATGCCTCCTGTTCCTAGCTCTGGAAACCCTGCACTCAACCCTGCTGAGGAAATCTGGGTAGAGAACAAGACGTCTGAGGGAAAG GCATATTACTACAATGCCAGGACCAGAGAGTCATCGTGGAGCAAACCAGATGGTGTGAAAATCATCCAACAGTCTGAGCTCAACCCTCTTCTGGTCGGAGCTGGGGCTGCAGGGGCTGGGGTAAGTGGGGGGGTAACTGCAGCTGCAAGCTCGAGCACTGTCAACACTACAGCCAGCACCGCTGCCTCCCCGTCTCAGGCCCCGTCCACAACGCCCTCCCGCACAATTACCTCCAGTCCAGACTCCACCACCTCCCTCTCGCCTTCTGTGAGCATTGCAG CCTCTGTTGTAGCAGACCATCCCCCTGTTGCCACAGTGTCCTCAACTGTTGCAGTTTCTCCAGTCACTGTGGTGACTGTTTCCACGGTGCCATCGCCTGTTACAGCGGTGCAGACTGTGCCTCTGCTGCCCGCGGGCCTGCCTCATAGTGTGGCCCAGCCCACCACAGCCATACCTGCCTTCCCTCCTGTCATGGTGCCACCTTTCAGGGTGCCCCTGCCTGGCATGCACATTCCTCTACCAG GTGTAGCAATGATGCAGATAGTAGGTGCGCCGTGTGTAAAGGCAGGCCCCAGCGCCAACG GTATGATTCCTGGTATGGGCCCTCCTTTAGTTTCTATGATGCATCCCCAGCTGGCTCTATCAGCAGCTCCTGCCTCCATGGCCGGATCATTGCACCTTCCTGAGTGGTCAGAGTACAAAACGGCTGATGGGAAAACATACTACTACAACAACCGAACACTGGAGTCCACCTGGGAGAAACCACAGGCCCTAGTGGAGAAAG aaaaagaagcacaaaaaGTAAAAGAGCGTTTGGCCCAAGAAGAAGCCGAGGCAATGGAGCTGGaggctgaagaaaacaaaacagaaaactcaaGCCATGAGAAGGAG GAGCCTAAAGAAGAGGAGATGACggaggaggaaaaagcagcTCAGAAAGCCCGGCCTATAGCCACCAATCCTATTCCTGGCACACCATG GTGTGTGGTGTGGACCGGGGATGATCGTGTATTTTTTTACAACCCCACAACACGGCTGTCCATGTGGGACCGACCCGAGGAATTGGTTGGTCGAGCCGACGTCGACAAGCACATCCAGGAGCCGCCACACAAGAGAGGCCTGGAGGACAGCAAGAAGACAG GAATCAATAAAGAAGAGCCAGAATTAGCTATAGCTACAGAAGAAAATCAGGACGAGGAGCCAACCAAAGCTAAAAAGAGAAA GAAGGAGGACGTGAAGGAGGCAGACTCAGACAAGGAAGCAGCAATGGAGGCTGAACTCAGAGCTGCGAGAGAACGAGCTGTAGTGCCCCTGGAGGCCAGGATGACTCAGTTCAAAGACATGTTACTGGAAAGAGGG GTGTCTGCTTTCTCTACTTGGGACAAAGAGCTTCATAAGATTGTGTTTGACCCACGTTACCTTCTGCTCAACCCAAAAGAGCGAAAACAG GTGTTTGATCAGTATGTGAAGACGcgagctgaggaggagaggaaagaaaagaagaacaagtTGATGCAGGCCAAAGACGAGTTCAGGAGGATGATGGAGGATGCAAAGCTCACACCAAG aaCAACGTTCAGTGAATTTGCAGTGAAACATGGACGAGACCCACGATTTAAGACCATAGAGAAGATGAAGGACCGGGAGGCCATCTTTGTGGAATACATCACAGCtatgaagaagagagagaaagaggactCCAAGTCCAGAGGAGAGAAG GTGAGGCAAGACTTCTTCGATCTGCTCAATGAGCAACACATAGAGGGAGGCCAGCGATGGAGCAAAATTAAAGAGAGGCTGGAGACTGACCCTCGATACAAGTCTGTGGACAGCTCTGCGCTCAGAGAAGAACTTTTCAAACAGTACATGGAAAAACAAGCCAAG AACGTGGACATCGACAAAGAGCGAGAGTTGGAGCGACAGGCTCGTATCGAGGCCAGTCTCCGAGAGAGGGAACGAGAGGTGCAGAAGGCTCGATCAGAACAGACCAAAGAGATCGACCGGGAAAGGGAGCAGCACAAGAGGGAAGAGGCCATCCAACATTTCAAAGCTCTCATGTCCGATATG GTACGTTCTTCAGATGCCACGTGGTCGGACACACGTCGTAACCTGAGGAAGGACCATCGCTGGGAGTCGGCATCGCTGctagagagagaagagaaggagaagctgTTTAATGAACACGTCGAAGCTCTggccaaaaagaagaaagaacaatTCAGGCAGCTGCTGGACGAGACTAGCATG ATCACTCTGACTACGACATGGAAGGGGGTGAAGAAGGTCATCAAAGAGGATCCTCGCTGTATCAAGTTTTCTTCTAGTGACAGA AAGAGACAACGCGAGTTTGAAGACTACATCAAGGACAAGTACATCATAGCCAAAGCTGACTTCAGAACTCTGCTAAAGGAGACAAAGTTCATCACTTACAGGTCTGTATACGCGCACACAAGATATACATAA